One window from the genome of Candidatus Binatia bacterium encodes:
- a CDS encoding GNAT family N-acetyltransferase, translated as MEHAASATIVEFEPRHIDPARALWLESEGVGLSSADEPSALAKFLSRNPGLSFVVQREGQVLGTVLCGHDGRRGLVHHLVVSSSYQRQGLGRRLLKQGLWALQAQGIEKVHLLV; from the coding sequence ATGGAACACGCAGCGTCTGCAACCATCGTCGAATTCGAGCCGCGGCATATTGACCCTGCCCGAGCGTTGTGGCTGGAGTCAGAAGGCGTCGGTCTTAGCAGCGCCGACGAGCCGAGCGCTCTGGCGAAGTTCCTGAGTCGCAATCCGGGACTGAGTTTCGTGGTGCAGCGTGAGGGTCAAGTTCTCGGTACTGTGCTTTGTGGACATGATGGTCGCCGAGGTCTCGTTCATCACTTGGTTGTCTCAAGCAGTTATCAGCGGCAGGGGCTTGGTCGGCGGTTGTTGAAGCAGGGGCTGTGGGCGCTTCAAGCCCAGGGTATCGAGAAGGTCCACCTGCTCGTATT